One segment of Mastomys coucha isolate ucsf_1 unplaced genomic scaffold, UCSF_Mcou_1 pScaffold23, whole genome shotgun sequence DNA contains the following:
- the Usp19 gene encoding ubiquitin carboxyl-terminal hydrolase 19 isoform X9, with the protein MSAGASAAGPRRGPPGLEEATSKKKQKDRANQESKDGDPGRVSIPRKEPTKDELLLDWRQSADEVIVKLRVGTGPVRLEEVDAAFTDTDCVVRLPDGRQWGGVFFAEIQSSCAKVQARKGGLLQLALPKKVPLLTWPSLLKPLGTQELVPGLRCQENGQELSPIALEPGSEPRRAKQEARNQKRAQGRGEVGSGAGPGAQAGPSAKRAVHLRRGPEGEGSMDGPGPQGDAPSFLSDSATQVEAEEQLHVPPVTPQTSLLGSEKNLALLTVEKTVSPRNDPVAPVMVRNRDHEKDDHIKEEMAVGADSAALVEEPESMVNLAFVKNDSYEKGPDSVVVHVYVKEIRRDTSRVLFREQDFTLIFQTRDGNFLRLHPGCGPHTIFRWQVKLRNLIEPEQCTFCFTASRIDICLRKRQSQRWGGLEAPATRGAVGGAKVAVPTGPTPLDSTPPGGGPHPLTGQEEARAVEKEKPKARSEDSGLDGVVARTPLEHVAPKPEPHLASPKPTCMVPPMPHSPVSGDSVEEDEEEEKKVCLPGFTGLVNLGNTCFMNSVIQSLSNTRELRDFFHDRSFEAEINYNNPLGTGGRLAIGFAVLLRALWKGTHQAFQPSKLKAIVASKASQFTGYAQHDAQEFMAFLLDGLHEDLNRIQNKPYTETVDSDGRPDEVVAEEAWQRHKMRNDSFIVDLFQGQYKSKLVCPVCAKVSITFDPFLYLPVPLPQKQKVLPIFYFAREPHSKPIKFLVSVSKENSSASEVLDSLSQSVHVKPENLRLAEVIKNRFHRVFLPSHSLDAVSPTDVLLCFELLSPELAKERVVVLEVQQRPQVPSIPISKCAACQRKQQSEDEKLKRCTRCYRVGYCNQFCQKTHWPDHKGLCRPENIGYPFLVSVPASRLTYARLAQLLEGYARYSVSVFQPPFQPGRMALESQSPGCTTLLSGSSLEAGDSEREPFQPSELQLVTAVAEGDTGAHRLWPPAERGPVPSTSGISSEMLASGPIEDCSLLAGERVSRPEAAVPGYQHSSESMNTHTPQFFIYKIDASNREQRLEDKGETPLELGDDCSLALVWRNNERLQEFVLVASKELECAEDPGSAGEAARAGHFTLDQCLNLFTRPEVLAPEEAWYCPQCKQHREASKQLLLWRLPNVLIVQLKRFSFRSFIWRDKINDLVEFPVRNLDLSKFCIGQKEEQLPSYDLYAVINHYGGMIGGHYTACARLPNDRSSQRSDVGWRLFDDSTVTTVDESQVVTRYAYVLFYRRRNSPVERPPRAGHSEHHPDLGPAAEAAASQGLGPGQAPEVAPTRTAPERFAPPVDRPAPTYSNMEEVD; encoded by the exons ATGTCTGCCGGGGCCAGTGCTGCAGGCCCCAGGAGGGGGCCTCCAGGATTAGAAGAGGCCACTAgtaagaagaaacagaaggatcgAGCAAACCAGGAGAGTAAAGATGGAGATCCTGGGAGAG TGTCCATCCCTCGAAAGGAGCCGACCAAAGATG AACTGTTGCTCGATTGGAGGCAGAGTGCAGATGAGGTGATTGTTAAGCTGCGGGTGGGAACAGGTCCTGTGCGTCTGGAGGAAGTAGATGCCGCTTTCACAGACACGGACTGTGTGGTGAGGCTTCCAG ATGGTCGGCAATGGGGTGGTGTCTTCTTTGCTGAAATACAAAGTTCTTGCGCCAAAGTACAGGCTCGCAAGGGTGGTCTTCTGCAGTTAGCACTACCCAAGAAGGTGCCTCTGCTCACATGGCCCTCTCTCCTG AAACCACTAGGGACCCAAGAGCTGGTGCCAGGGTTGCGGTGCCAGGAGAATGGGCAAGAGCTGTCTCCCATTGCCCTGGAGCCAGGCTCTGAGCCTCGCAGAGCTAAACAGGAAGCCCGAAACCAGAAGCGGGCCCAGGGCCGTGGTGAGGTAGGCTCAGGGGCTGGCCCTGGGGCACAGGCAGGGCCCAGTGCCAAGAGGGCTGTTCATCTCCGCAGAGGGCCAGAAGGGGAAGGGTCCATGGATGGCCCTGGCCCCCAGGGTGATGCCCCATCCTTCCTGTCTGACTCAGCTACCCAG GTTGAGGCTGAGGAGCAGCTCCATGTTCCACCAGTGACCCCTCAAACAAGTCTCTTGGGCTCAGAGAAGAATTTAGCCCTTCTGACAGTAGAGAAGACAGTGTCCCCCAGGAATGACCCAGTCGCCCCGGTCATGGTCCGGAACAGAGACCATGAGAAAGACGACCACATCAAAGAGGAGATGGCAGTTGGAGCTGATTCTGCAGCCTTAGTGGAGG AACCAGAGTCTATGGTGAACCTGGCATTTGTCAAGAATGACTCGTATGAGAAGGGTCCGGattcagtggtggtgcacgtgtATGTGAAGGAGATCCGCAGAGACACCTCTCGAGTACTTTTCCGAGAGCAGGACTTCACGCTGATCTTCCAGACCAG GGATGGAAACTTTCTGAGGCTGCATCCGGGCTGTGGGCCCCACACCATCTTCCGCTGGCAGGTGAAGCTCAG GAACTTGATTGAACCAGAGCAGTGTACGTTCTGTTTCACGGCCTCTCGAATCGATATCTGCCTCCGGAAGCGGCAGAGTCAGCGCTGGGGGGGACTGGAGGCCCCTGCTACACGAG GTGCAGTGGGTGGTGCAAAGGTTGCCGTGCCGACAGGTCCAACCCCTTTGGATTCAACCCCTCCAGGAGGTGGCCCCCACCCCCTGACAGGCCAGGAGGAAGCCAGGGCTGTGGAGAAGGAAAAACCCAAGGCTCGATCGGAGGACTCAGGGCTTGATGGTGTGGTGGCCCGCACCCCCTTGGAGCATGTAGCCCCAAAGCCAGAACCACACTTGGCCTCG CCCAAACCCACATGTATGGTGCCTCCAATGCCTCATAGTCCAGTGAGTGGAGATAGTGTGGAGGAGGacgaagaggaagagaagaaggtgtGCCTGCCAGGCTTTACTGGCCTTGTCAACTTAGGGAACACGTGTTTCATGAATAGTGTCATTCAGTCTCTATCCAACACTCGGGAACTTCGTGACTTCTTCCATG ACCGATCCTTTGAAGCTGAGATTAACTACAATAACCCGCTGGGGACTGGTGGGCGTCTGGCCATTGGCTTTGCTGTGCTGCTCCGGGCCCTGTGGAAGGGCACTCACCAGGCCTTCCAGCCCTCCAAGCTAAAG GCCATTGTAGCAAGCAAGGCCAGCCAATTCACAGGCTATGCACAGCACGATGCCCAAGAGTTCATGGCTTTCTTGTTGGATGGGctgcatgaagacctgaatcGGATTCAAAACAAACCCTACACAGAGACCGTGGATTCAGACGGGCGGCCTGATGAG GTTGTAGCTGAGGAGGCATGGCAGCGGCACAAGATGAGGAATGACTCGTTCATTGTGGACCTGTTTCAGGGCCAGTACAAATCAAAGCtggtgtgtcctgtgtgtgccaAG GTCTCCATCACTTTTGACCCATTCCTTTATCTGCCGGTACCCTTGCCACAAAAGCAAAAGGTTCTCCCCATATTTTATTTCGCCAGGGAGCCCCACAGCAAACCCATCAAG TTCCTGGTGAGCGTTAGCAAGGAGAACTCCAGTGCAAGTGAAGTTTTGGATTCCCTCTCTCAGAGTGTCCACGTGAAGCCTGAAAACCTGCGCCTGGCTGAG GTAATTAAGAACCGTTTCCACCGTGTTTTCCTGCCCTCCCACTCACTGGACGCTGTGTCCCCAACGGACGTGCTCCTCTGCTTTGAGCTGCTATCCCCAGAGCTGGCTAAGGAGCGGGTAGTGGTGCTAGAGGTGCAGCAG CGCCCCCAGGTACCCAGCATCCCTATCTCCAAGTGCGCAGCCTGCCAGCGGAAGCAGCAGTCAGAAGATGAAAAACTGAAGCGTTGTACCCGTTGCTACCGTGTGGGCTACTGCAACCA gTTCTGCCAGAAAACCCATTGGCCTGACCACAAAGGCCTCTGCCGCCCTGAGAACATTGGCTACCCATTCCTGGTCAGTGTTCCTGCTTCACGCCTCACTTATGCCCGTCTTGCTCAGCTACTAGAAGGTTATGCCCG GTACTCTGTGAGTGTATTCCAACCGCCCTTCCAGCCTGGCCGCATGGCTTTGGAATCGCAGAGCCCTGGCTGTACCACGTTGCTTTCAGGCAGCTCTCTGGAGGCTGGGGATAGTGAAAGAGAACCCTTTCAGCCTTCTGAGCTCCAGTTGGTGACTGCTGTGGCCGAGGGTGACACAGGGGCTCACCGCTTGTGGCCCCCTGCGGAGCGGGGTCCTGTGCCTAGCACTAGTGGAATTTCTTCAGAGATGCTGGCCAGTGGGCCTATTGAAGACTGTTCCTTGCTTGCTGGTGAGAGGGTGTCTCGGCCTGAAG CTGCTGTGCCTGGGTACCAGCACTCAAGTGAATCTATGAATACCCACACACCCCagttcttcatctataaaattgaTGCATCAAACCGTGAACAGCGGCTTGAGGACAAAG GGGAGACACCATTGGAGCTAGGTGATGACTGTAGCCTGGCTCTGGTGTGGCGGAACAATGAACGCCTGCAGGAGTTTGTGTTGGTGGCCTCCAAGGAGCTGGAGTGTGCTGAAGATCCAGGCTCCGCTGGGGAGGCTGCCCGTGCTGGCCACTTCACCCTGGACCAGTGCCTCAACCTCTTCACACGACCTGAAGTACTGGCACCTGAGGAGGCCTG GTACTGCCCACAGTGCAAACAGCATCGGGAGGCCTCCAAACAGCTGCTCTTGTGGCGCCTACCGAATGTGCTCATTGTGCAGCTCAAGCGCTTCTCCTTTCGTAGTTTCATTTGGCGAGACAAGATCAATGACTTGGTGGAGTTTCCTGTTCG GAACCTGGACTTGAGCAAGTTCTGTATTGGTCAGAAAGAGGAGCAGCTGCCTAGCTATGACCTGTATGCTGTCATCAACCACTATGGAGGCATGATCGGTGGCCACTATACTGCCTGTGCACGGCTGCCCAATGATCGCAGTAGCCAGCGCAGTGACGTGG GCTGGCGCTTGTTTGATGACAGCACGGTGACAACAGTAGATGAGAGCCAGGTCGTGACGCGCTATGCCTATGTTCTCTTCTACCGTCGGCGGAACTCTCCTGTGGAGAGACCCCCCAGGGCAGGTCACTCTGAACACCACCCAGACCTAGGCCCTGCAGCTGAGGCTGCTGCCAGCCAG GGACTAGGCCCTGGCCAGGCCCCCGAGGTGGCCCCCACGCGGACAGCCCCTGAACGCTTCGCCCCCCCTGTGGACCGCCCAGCCCCCACGTACAGCAACATGGAGGAGGTCGATTAG
- the Usp19 gene encoding ubiquitin carboxyl-terminal hydrolase 19 isoform X1 — MSAGASAAGPRRGPPGLEEATSKKKQKDRANQESKDGDPGRVSIPRKEPTKDVELLLDWRQSADEVIVKLRVGTGPVRLEEVDAAFTDTDCVVRLPDGRQWGGVFFAEIQSSCAKVQARKGGLLQLALPKKVPLLTWPSLLKKPLGTQELVPGLRCQENGQELSPIALEPGSEPRRAKQEARNQKRAQGRGEVGSGAGPGAQAGPSAKRAVHLRRGPEGEGSMDGPGPQGDAPSFLSDSATQVEAEEQLHVPPVTPQTSLLGSEKNLALLTVEKTVSPRNDPVAPVMVRNRDHEKDDHIKEEMAVGADSAALVEEPESMVNLAFVKNDSYEKGPDSVVVHVYVKEIRRDTSRVLFREQDFTLIFQTRDGNFLRLHPGCGPHTIFRWQVKLRNLIEPEQCTFCFTASRIDICLRKRQSQRWGGLEAPATRGAVGGAKVAVPTGPTPLDSTPPGGGPHPLTGQEEARAVEKEKPKARSEDSGLDGVVARTPLEHVAPKPEPHLASPKPTCMVPPMPHSPVSGDSVEEDEEEEKKVCLPGFTGLVNLGNTCFMNSVIQSLSNTRELRDFFHDRSFEAEINYNNPLGTGGRLAIGFAVLLRALWKGTHQAFQPSKLKAIVASKASQFTGYAQHDAQEFMAFLLDGLHEDLNRIQNKPYTETVDSDGRPDEVVAEEAWQRHKMRNDSFIVDLFQGQYKSKLVCPVCAKVSITFDPFLYLPVPLPQKQKVLPIFYFAREPHSKPIKFLVSVSKENSSASEVLDSLSQSVHVKPENLRLAEVIKNRFHRVFLPSHSLDAVSPTDVLLCFELLSPELAKERVVVLEVQQRPQVPSIPISKCAACQRKQQSEDEKLKRCTRCYRVGYCNQFCQKTHWPDHKGLCRPENIGYPFLVSVPASRLTYARLAQLLEGYARYSVSVFQPPFQPGRMALESQSPGCTTLLSGSSLEAGDSEREPFQPSELQLVTAVAEGDTGAHRLWPPAERGPVPSTSGISSEMLASGPIEDCSLLAGERVSRPEAAVPGYQHSSESMNTHTPQFFIYKIDASNREQRLEDKGETPLELGDDCSLALVWRNNERLQEFVLVASKELECAEDPGSAGEAARAGHFTLDQCLNLFTRPEVLAPEEAWYCPQCKQHREASKQLLLWRLPNVLIVQLKRFSFRSFIWRDKINDLVEFPVRNLDLSKFCIGQKEEQLPSYDLYAVINHYGGMIGGHYTACARLPNDRSSQRSDVGWRLFDDSTVTTVDESQVVTRYAYVLFYRRRNSPVERPPRAGHSEHHPDLGPAAEAAASQASRIWQELEAEEEMVPEGPGPLGPWGPQDWVGPPPRGPTTPDEGCLRYFVLGTVAALVALVLNVFYPLVSQSRWR; from the exons ATGTCTGCCGGGGCCAGTGCTGCAGGCCCCAGGAGGGGGCCTCCAGGATTAGAAGAGGCCACTAgtaagaagaaacagaaggatcgAGCAAACCAGGAGAGTAAAGATGGAGATCCTGGGAGAG TGTCCATCCCTCGAAAGGAGCCGACCAAAGATG TAGAACTGTTGCTCGATTGGAGGCAGAGTGCAGATGAGGTGATTGTTAAGCTGCGGGTGGGAACAGGTCCTGTGCGTCTGGAGGAAGTAGATGCCGCTTTCACAGACACGGACTGTGTGGTGAGGCTTCCAG ATGGTCGGCAATGGGGTGGTGTCTTCTTTGCTGAAATACAAAGTTCTTGCGCCAAAGTACAGGCTCGCAAGGGTGGTCTTCTGCAGTTAGCACTACCCAAGAAGGTGCCTCTGCTCACATGGCCCTCTCTCCTG AAGAAACCACTAGGGACCCAAGAGCTGGTGCCAGGGTTGCGGTGCCAGGAGAATGGGCAAGAGCTGTCTCCCATTGCCCTGGAGCCAGGCTCTGAGCCTCGCAGAGCTAAACAGGAAGCCCGAAACCAGAAGCGGGCCCAGGGCCGTGGTGAGGTAGGCTCAGGGGCTGGCCCTGGGGCACAGGCAGGGCCCAGTGCCAAGAGGGCTGTTCATCTCCGCAGAGGGCCAGAAGGGGAAGGGTCCATGGATGGCCCTGGCCCCCAGGGTGATGCCCCATCCTTCCTGTCTGACTCAGCTACCCAG GTTGAGGCTGAGGAGCAGCTCCATGTTCCACCAGTGACCCCTCAAACAAGTCTCTTGGGCTCAGAGAAGAATTTAGCCCTTCTGACAGTAGAGAAGACAGTGTCCCCCAGGAATGACCCAGTCGCCCCGGTCATGGTCCGGAACAGAGACCATGAGAAAGACGACCACATCAAAGAGGAGATGGCAGTTGGAGCTGATTCTGCAGCCTTAGTGGAGG AACCAGAGTCTATGGTGAACCTGGCATTTGTCAAGAATGACTCGTATGAGAAGGGTCCGGattcagtggtggtgcacgtgtATGTGAAGGAGATCCGCAGAGACACCTCTCGAGTACTTTTCCGAGAGCAGGACTTCACGCTGATCTTCCAGACCAG GGATGGAAACTTTCTGAGGCTGCATCCGGGCTGTGGGCCCCACACCATCTTCCGCTGGCAGGTGAAGCTCAG GAACTTGATTGAACCAGAGCAGTGTACGTTCTGTTTCACGGCCTCTCGAATCGATATCTGCCTCCGGAAGCGGCAGAGTCAGCGCTGGGGGGGACTGGAGGCCCCTGCTACACGAG GTGCAGTGGGTGGTGCAAAGGTTGCCGTGCCGACAGGTCCAACCCCTTTGGATTCAACCCCTCCAGGAGGTGGCCCCCACCCCCTGACAGGCCAGGAGGAAGCCAGGGCTGTGGAGAAGGAAAAACCCAAGGCTCGATCGGAGGACTCAGGGCTTGATGGTGTGGTGGCCCGCACCCCCTTGGAGCATGTAGCCCCAAAGCCAGAACCACACTTGGCCTCG CCCAAACCCACATGTATGGTGCCTCCAATGCCTCATAGTCCAGTGAGTGGAGATAGTGTGGAGGAGGacgaagaggaagagaagaaggtgtGCCTGCCAGGCTTTACTGGCCTTGTCAACTTAGGGAACACGTGTTTCATGAATAGTGTCATTCAGTCTCTATCCAACACTCGGGAACTTCGTGACTTCTTCCATG ACCGATCCTTTGAAGCTGAGATTAACTACAATAACCCGCTGGGGACTGGTGGGCGTCTGGCCATTGGCTTTGCTGTGCTGCTCCGGGCCCTGTGGAAGGGCACTCACCAGGCCTTCCAGCCCTCCAAGCTAAAG GCCATTGTAGCAAGCAAGGCCAGCCAATTCACAGGCTATGCACAGCACGATGCCCAAGAGTTCATGGCTTTCTTGTTGGATGGGctgcatgaagacctgaatcGGATTCAAAACAAACCCTACACAGAGACCGTGGATTCAGACGGGCGGCCTGATGAG GTTGTAGCTGAGGAGGCATGGCAGCGGCACAAGATGAGGAATGACTCGTTCATTGTGGACCTGTTTCAGGGCCAGTACAAATCAAAGCtggtgtgtcctgtgtgtgccaAG GTCTCCATCACTTTTGACCCATTCCTTTATCTGCCGGTACCCTTGCCACAAAAGCAAAAGGTTCTCCCCATATTTTATTTCGCCAGGGAGCCCCACAGCAAACCCATCAAG TTCCTGGTGAGCGTTAGCAAGGAGAACTCCAGTGCAAGTGAAGTTTTGGATTCCCTCTCTCAGAGTGTCCACGTGAAGCCTGAAAACCTGCGCCTGGCTGAG GTAATTAAGAACCGTTTCCACCGTGTTTTCCTGCCCTCCCACTCACTGGACGCTGTGTCCCCAACGGACGTGCTCCTCTGCTTTGAGCTGCTATCCCCAGAGCTGGCTAAGGAGCGGGTAGTGGTGCTAGAGGTGCAGCAG CGCCCCCAGGTACCCAGCATCCCTATCTCCAAGTGCGCAGCCTGCCAGCGGAAGCAGCAGTCAGAAGATGAAAAACTGAAGCGTTGTACCCGTTGCTACCGTGTGGGCTACTGCAACCA gTTCTGCCAGAAAACCCATTGGCCTGACCACAAAGGCCTCTGCCGCCCTGAGAACATTGGCTACCCATTCCTGGTCAGTGTTCCTGCTTCACGCCTCACTTATGCCCGTCTTGCTCAGCTACTAGAAGGTTATGCCCG GTACTCTGTGAGTGTATTCCAACCGCCCTTCCAGCCTGGCCGCATGGCTTTGGAATCGCAGAGCCCTGGCTGTACCACGTTGCTTTCAGGCAGCTCTCTGGAGGCTGGGGATAGTGAAAGAGAACCCTTTCAGCCTTCTGAGCTCCAGTTGGTGACTGCTGTGGCCGAGGGTGACACAGGGGCTCACCGCTTGTGGCCCCCTGCGGAGCGGGGTCCTGTGCCTAGCACTAGTGGAATTTCTTCAGAGATGCTGGCCAGTGGGCCTATTGAAGACTGTTCCTTGCTTGCTGGTGAGAGGGTGTCTCGGCCTGAAG CTGCTGTGCCTGGGTACCAGCACTCAAGTGAATCTATGAATACCCACACACCCCagttcttcatctataaaattgaTGCATCAAACCGTGAACAGCGGCTTGAGGACAAAG GGGAGACACCATTGGAGCTAGGTGATGACTGTAGCCTGGCTCTGGTGTGGCGGAACAATGAACGCCTGCAGGAGTTTGTGTTGGTGGCCTCCAAGGAGCTGGAGTGTGCTGAAGATCCAGGCTCCGCTGGGGAGGCTGCCCGTGCTGGCCACTTCACCCTGGACCAGTGCCTCAACCTCTTCACACGACCTGAAGTACTGGCACCTGAGGAGGCCTG GTACTGCCCACAGTGCAAACAGCATCGGGAGGCCTCCAAACAGCTGCTCTTGTGGCGCCTACCGAATGTGCTCATTGTGCAGCTCAAGCGCTTCTCCTTTCGTAGTTTCATTTGGCGAGACAAGATCAATGACTTGGTGGAGTTTCCTGTTCG GAACCTGGACTTGAGCAAGTTCTGTATTGGTCAGAAAGAGGAGCAGCTGCCTAGCTATGACCTGTATGCTGTCATCAACCACTATGGAGGCATGATCGGTGGCCACTATACTGCCTGTGCACGGCTGCCCAATGATCGCAGTAGCCAGCGCAGTGACGTGG GCTGGCGCTTGTTTGATGACAGCACGGTGACAACAGTAGATGAGAGCCAGGTCGTGACGCGCTATGCCTATGTTCTCTTCTACCGTCGGCGGAACTCTCCTGTGGAGAGACCCCCCAGGGCAGGTCACTCTGAACACCACCCAGACCTAGGCCCTGCAGCTGAGGCTGCTGCCAGCCAG GCTTCCCGGATTTGGCAGGAGCTCGAGGCCGAGGAGGAGATGGTACCCGAGGGGCCTGGGCCTCTGGGTCCTTGGGGGCCCCAAGACTGGGTGGGGCCCCCGCCACGTGGCCCTACCACACCAGACGAGGGCTGCCTCCGATACTTTGTCCTGGGTACCGTGGCGGCTTTGGTGGCCCTTGTGCTCAACGTATTCTATCCTCTGGTATCTCAGAGTCGCTGGAGATGA